A window of the Gemmatirosa kalamazoonensis genome harbors these coding sequences:
- the pth gene encoding aminoacyl-tRNA hydrolase, with product MKVILGLGNPGKEYEATRHNVGWWVLDHLADVWRFDGWRKDGEALVSTGLVGPHKVRLVKPQTYYNLSGSVLRPYLRRPFWSAKVDLFVVCDDVALPIGRYRIRPQGSAGGSNGLKSIETTLASQDYPRLRIGTGPPPDAPPIGRLVDYVLSPMDPLDRRIVHDLLPRLTDACETWARDGVVAAMNKHNRTDQ from the coding sequence TTGAAAGTCATTCTCGGCCTCGGCAATCCCGGCAAGGAGTACGAGGCCACGCGCCACAACGTCGGCTGGTGGGTCCTGGACCACCTGGCCGACGTTTGGCGTTTCGACGGCTGGCGAAAGGACGGCGAGGCGCTCGTGTCGACCGGACTGGTCGGGCCGCACAAGGTGCGGCTCGTGAAGCCGCAGACGTACTACAACCTCAGCGGCAGCGTGCTGCGCCCGTACCTGCGCCGCCCGTTCTGGTCGGCGAAGGTCGACCTGTTCGTGGTGTGCGACGACGTCGCCCTCCCGATCGGCCGGTACCGCATCCGCCCGCAGGGGAGCGCCGGCGGGAGCAACGGCCTGAAGAGCATCGAGACGACGCTGGCGTCGCAGGACTACCCACGCCTGCGCATCGGCACCGGCCCCCCGCCCGACGCGCCGCCCATCGGCCGGCTCGTCGACTACGTGCTGTCGCCGATGGACCCGCTCGACCGCCGCATCGTGCACGACCTGCTGCCGCGTCTCACCGACGCGTGCGAGACGTGGGCCCGCGACGGTGTCGTCGCGGCGATGAACAAGCACAATCGCACCGACCAATAA
- a CDS encoding 50S ribosomal protein L25 — protein MATASLAAELRNETGKGAARKLRAAGRVPAVIYGHNREPQGLSVNARELNRLLEHIAAGSTVVELGGLAAAGTRTLIREIQRHPLKRHIVHVDFQELVAGEKVSVSCPLVFVGTPLGVREQGGLAEEIMRQVQISVDPANIPNHIDVDVSGVTIGHPVHVSDLKLPEGAVALEEANATVFAVAAPRTHEETVVAPDTATAAEPEVIRAKKPEE, from the coding sequence ATGGCCACCGCCTCCCTCGCTGCGGAGCTCCGCAACGAGACCGGCAAGGGTGCCGCGCGCAAGCTCCGCGCGGCCGGGCGCGTCCCCGCCGTCATCTACGGGCACAACCGCGAGCCGCAGGGCCTCTCGGTGAACGCCCGCGAGCTCAATCGGCTCCTCGAGCACATCGCCGCGGGCAGCACGGTCGTGGAGCTCGGTGGGCTCGCCGCCGCCGGCACGCGCACGCTGATCCGCGAGATCCAGCGGCACCCGCTGAAGCGCCACATCGTGCACGTCGACTTCCAGGAGCTCGTCGCCGGCGAGAAGGTGAGCGTGAGCTGCCCGCTCGTGTTCGTCGGCACGCCGCTCGGCGTCCGCGAGCAGGGCGGTCTGGCGGAGGAGATCATGCGCCAGGTCCAGATCTCGGTCGACCCGGCGAACATCCCGAACCACATCGACGTCGACGTCTCCGGCGTCACGATCGGCCACCCCGTGCACGTGAGCGACCTCAAGCTGCCCGAGGGCGCCGTCGCGCTCGAGGAGGCGAACGCCACGGTGTTCGCGGTCGCCGCGCCGCGCACGCACGAGGAGACGGTCGTCGCGCCGGACACCGCGACCGCCGCGGAGCCCGAGGTCATTCGCGCGAAGAAGCCCGAGGAGTAA
- a CDS encoding ribose-phosphate diphosphokinase produces MEGSAAPGFKLLSGTANAGLAQEISRHLAIDLCKVTLSRFADGEIFVRIDENIRGQDVFIVQSTNPPAENVMELLLLIDAARRASAARITCVMPYYGYSRQDRKDQPRVAIAAKLLANMIETAGADRVLGIDFHQHQLQGFFDVPVDHLYAAPVFVNHYRKKNLKDPVVVAPDAGAAKMARGFSRRLNGSLAIIDKRRPAANVAEVVNVVGDVKGRDCLLVDDMIDTAGTLSEAARALKRLGAERVFACATHALLSGPASQRLTDSPIEEVTVTDSIQVRPERRFEKLAVLSVGELLAKAIRFTHSEQSVSSLFD; encoded by the coding sequence ATGGAAGGCTCGGCTGCGCCAGGCTTCAAGCTGCTCTCCGGCACCGCGAACGCGGGACTCGCGCAGGAGATCAGTCGTCATCTCGCGATCGATCTGTGCAAGGTGACGCTCAGCCGGTTCGCCGACGGCGAGATCTTCGTGCGCATCGACGAGAACATCCGCGGGCAGGACGTCTTCATCGTCCAGTCCACCAACCCGCCCGCGGAGAACGTGATGGAGCTGCTGCTGCTCATCGACGCCGCGCGGCGGGCGAGCGCGGCGCGCATCACGTGCGTGATGCCGTACTACGGCTACTCGCGCCAGGACCGCAAGGACCAGCCGCGCGTGGCGATCGCCGCGAAGCTGCTCGCGAACATGATCGAGACGGCGGGCGCGGATCGCGTGCTGGGCATCGACTTCCACCAGCACCAGCTACAGGGGTTCTTCGACGTGCCGGTCGACCACTTGTACGCGGCGCCGGTGTTCGTGAACCACTACCGCAAGAAGAACCTGAAGGATCCGGTCGTCGTCGCGCCGGACGCCGGCGCCGCGAAGATGGCGCGCGGGTTCTCGCGCCGTCTCAACGGGTCGCTCGCCATCATCGACAAGCGCCGCCCCGCCGCGAACGTGGCCGAGGTGGTGAACGTCGTCGGCGACGTGAAGGGACGCGACTGTCTGCTCGTCGACGACATGATCGACACCGCGGGCACGCTGAGCGAGGCCGCGCGCGCGCTCAAGCGCCTCGGCGCCGAGCGCGTGTTCGCCTGCGCGACGCACGCGCTCCTCAGCGGTCCCGCGTCGCAGCGGCTCACCGACTCGCCGATCGAGGAAGTGACGGTGACGGACTCGATCCAGGTGCGCCCGGAGCGGCGCTTCGAGAAGCTCGCCGTGCTCTCGGTGGGCGAGCTGCTGGCGAAGGCGATCCGGTTCACGCACTCCGAGCAGAGCGTCTCGAGCCTGTTCGACTGA
- the ispE gene encoding 4-(cytidine 5'-diphospho)-2-C-methyl-D-erythritol kinase, translated as MSVSGVSAAREAREARVVAQAKVNLFLRVLAREATGFHQIETLFQRLELGDGVAVRAGVSGRALDCRGADAGPVERNLAWRAAVAYADATGWPNGFAIEIDKAIPVGGGLGGGSADAGAVLRCLNALSPSPLGASELLAVGAPLGADVPFLTTESPLALAWGRGERMLALESLPARRVHLALFDEGVSTAHAYAALAARRDRSHERPRPILWQAGRLARWDDVALVASNDFEAVVLAERTDVAEVRRLFGAVSQRIDDTDGGDAGATPGDTAPFALMSGSGATVFLASPERTGLTFEVNPPAEGERAAFRIVETRTATRVAPVVVPD; from the coding sequence GTGAGCGTCAGCGGCGTGAGTGCGGCGCGCGAGGCGCGCGAGGCGCGCGTGGTCGCGCAGGCGAAGGTGAACCTGTTCCTCCGCGTGCTCGCGCGCGAGGCGACCGGCTTCCACCAGATCGAGACGCTGTTCCAGCGCCTGGAGCTCGGCGACGGCGTCGCGGTGCGCGCGGGCGTGAGCGGACGCGCGCTGGACTGCCGCGGCGCCGACGCGGGCCCCGTGGAACGGAACCTCGCGTGGCGGGCCGCGGTCGCGTATGCCGACGCGACCGGATGGCCTAACGGCTTCGCGATCGAGATCGACAAGGCGATTCCCGTCGGGGGCGGGCTCGGTGGCGGCAGCGCCGACGCGGGCGCCGTGCTGCGCTGCCTGAATGCGCTCTCGCCGTCGCCGCTCGGCGCGTCGGAGCTGCTCGCCGTCGGCGCGCCGCTCGGCGCGGACGTGCCCTTCCTCACCACGGAGTCGCCGCTCGCGCTCGCGTGGGGGCGCGGCGAGCGGATGCTCGCGCTGGAGTCGCTGCCCGCGCGCCGCGTGCACCTCGCCCTGTTCGACGAGGGCGTGTCGACGGCCCACGCCTACGCCGCGCTGGCCGCGCGACGCGACCGGTCGCACGAGCGTCCGCGTCCCATCCTCTGGCAGGCGGGCCGGCTCGCGCGGTGGGACGACGTCGCGCTCGTCGCGTCGAACGACTTCGAGGCGGTCGTGCTCGCGGAGCGCACCGACGTCGCCGAGGTACGCCGACTGTTCGGGGCGGTGAGCCAGCGGATCGACGACACCGACGGGGGCGATGCCGGCGCGACGCCCGGCGACACGGCGCCATTCGCCCTCATGTCCGGCTCCGGCGCGACGGTGTTCCTCGCGTCGCCCGAGCGCACGGGGCTCACGTTCGAGGTGAACCCGCCCGCGGAGGGCGAGCGCGCCGCGTTCCGCATCGTGGAGACGCGCACGGCCACGCGCGTTGCCCCGGTGGTGGTGCCGGACTAG
- a CDS encoding lysylphosphatidylglycerol synthase transmembrane domain-containing protein — MKLDWRSALGIVLSAALLWWTLKDESLTGIWGALRGANVWWFLVASAVCMLIFPLRALRWQVILEPVAGRLPYGPLWRATCIGMMVNNVVPYRAGELARAFALTREVPNISFATVLASLAVDRVFDAVVLLLLTFAPLLDPAFPWNASAHALPIGAIARTALVGVVVLLALLYALVFFPNRLIRLFELATRRVAPGIERRGAEALAAFAEGLGVLRHPGRFVAVFMWTLVHWIVQVASIWIGFFALGIRVPFGAALLLNGVSSFASVLPAAPGFFGQFELSSKLSLRVYGVRDTLAVGWALGYHVLTFIPITIVGAVYFARLGFSLRELTASGERDEPRAA; from the coding sequence ATGAAGCTCGACTGGCGGAGCGCGCTCGGCATCGTGCTGAGCGCGGCCCTGTTGTGGTGGACGCTGAAGGACGAGAGCCTGACGGGGATCTGGGGCGCACTGCGGGGCGCGAACGTGTGGTGGTTCCTCGTCGCGTCCGCGGTGTGCATGCTCATCTTCCCGCTCCGCGCGCTGCGCTGGCAGGTGATCCTCGAGCCGGTCGCCGGCCGGCTGCCGTACGGGCCGCTGTGGCGGGCGACGTGCATCGGCATGATGGTGAACAACGTCGTGCCGTATCGCGCGGGCGAGCTCGCGCGCGCGTTCGCGCTCACGCGCGAGGTGCCTAACATCTCGTTCGCCACCGTGCTCGCGTCGCTCGCCGTGGACCGCGTGTTCGACGCGGTGGTGCTGCTGCTGCTCACGTTCGCGCCGCTGCTCGATCCGGCGTTCCCGTGGAACGCGAGCGCGCACGCGCTCCCCATCGGGGCGATCGCGCGCACGGCGCTCGTCGGCGTCGTGGTGCTGCTCGCGCTGCTCTACGCGCTCGTGTTCTTCCCCAACCGTCTCATCCGCCTGTTCGAGCTCGCGACGCGACGCGTGGCGCCGGGAATCGAGCGGCGGGGCGCCGAGGCGCTCGCCGCGTTCGCCGAGGGGCTCGGCGTGCTGCGGCATCCGGGGCGCTTCGTGGCGGTGTTCATGTGGACGCTCGTGCACTGGATCGTGCAGGTGGCGTCGATCTGGATCGGCTTCTTCGCGCTCGGCATCCGGGTGCCGTTCGGCGCCGCGCTGCTGCTGAACGGCGTGAGCTCGTTCGCGTCGGTGCTGCCCGCGGCGCCCGGCTTCTTCGGGCAGTTCGAGCTGTCGTCGAAGCTCTCGCTGCGCGTGTACGGCGTGCGCGACACGCTCGCCGTGGGGTGGGCGTTAGGCTATCACGTGCTCACGTTCATCCCCATCACCATCGTCGGCGCGGTGTACTTCGCGCGGCTTGGCTTCTCGCTGCGCGAGCTCACCGCGTCGGGCGAGCGCGACGAGCCGCGCGCGGCGTGA
- a CDS encoding Hpt domain-containing protein: MTNPSGVVDFFAIEAGEYVARLDALLAASGGRAPEAEPLAREARALRGSATMARQPSLAALAGAIETVAVGLRDGRQPWTPHAADALVAAVDAFKALLRRVREWSPSDDAAANERVRELHGLAAADTTVMRGAVIVPIAKLFADGDGPHVVHRNPRPPITADLRFRQAAVPLASTLRRLIGEARHATDEASRRAAGDDLRAALRDLGELAESYDIDAVANFARAREAALATLEERALDTVDSAAQALVESAGTVWARRTPAASSMVVESAAPAPRPTPVGSAPAAAAPPAPERGEPAATPPSGQALVALLETSITGLHRMVDDEALATPPGARGARGARDETPAAEPRGADVVPIDTLLYRGRAALERARELRNALRGADAPDAVLLDELYDLLDLAALEESVHA, from the coding sequence GTGACCAACCCGAGCGGTGTCGTGGATTTCTTCGCGATCGAGGCGGGCGAGTACGTGGCCCGGCTCGACGCGCTGCTCGCCGCGTCGGGAGGACGCGCGCCGGAAGCCGAGCCGCTCGCCCGCGAGGCGCGCGCGCTCCGCGGCTCGGCGACCATGGCCCGGCAGCCGTCGCTCGCCGCGCTCGCCGGCGCCATCGAGACGGTCGCCGTCGGGCTGCGCGACGGCCGTCAGCCGTGGACGCCGCACGCCGCCGACGCGCTCGTCGCCGCGGTCGACGCGTTCAAGGCGCTGCTGCGCCGGGTCCGCGAGTGGTCACCCTCCGACGACGCGGCGGCGAACGAGCGCGTGCGCGAGCTGCACGGCCTGGCCGCGGCCGACACGACGGTGATGCGCGGGGCAGTCATCGTCCCCATCGCGAAGCTGTTCGCCGATGGCGACGGCCCGCATGTCGTCCACCGCAACCCGCGCCCGCCGATCACCGCCGACCTGCGCTTCCGACAGGCCGCGGTGCCGCTCGCCTCGACACTGCGCCGGCTGATCGGCGAGGCGCGCCACGCGACGGACGAGGCGTCGCGCCGCGCCGCCGGCGACGATCTGCGCGCCGCGCTCCGCGACCTGGGCGAGCTGGCGGAGAGCTACGACATCGACGCGGTCGCGAACTTCGCCCGCGCCCGCGAGGCTGCCCTGGCCACGCTCGAGGAGCGGGCGCTCGACACCGTCGATTCCGCCGCCCAGGCGCTCGTGGAGAGCGCCGGCACGGTATGGGCCCGCCGCACGCCGGCGGCATCAAGCATGGTCGTCGAGTCCGCCGCGCCTGCTCCGCGCCCGACCCCCGTCGGCTCCGCGCCGGCGGCAGCTGCGCCGCCCGCGCCCGAGCGCGGCGAGCCGGCGGCCACGCCGCCGTCCGGACAGGCGCTCGTCGCCCTCCTCGAGACGAGCATCACCGGCCTGCACCGCATGGTCGACGATGAGGCGCTCGCCACGCCGCCGGGTGCACGCGGTGCACGCGGCGCACGCGACGAGACGCCGGCCGCCGAGCCTCGGGGCGCGGATGTCGTTCCCATCGACACGCTCCTCTACCGCGGACGCGCCGCCCTCGAGCGCGCACGCGAGCTGCGCAACGCCCTGCGCGGCGCCGACGCACCCGACGCCGTGCTGCTCGACGAGCTGTACGACCTCCTCGACCTCGCCGCGCTCGAGGAGTCCGTGCACGCATGA
- a CDS encoding pyridoxine 5'-phosphate synthase translates to MSDSSTPAGGRFVAPHQRLYVNIDHVATLRQARRGAEPDPAEAARLCEEAGADGITAHLREDRRHIQDRDVDALAAGARTVLNLEMAATEEMRAIAERIRPHQVTLVPERREEITTEGGLDVSRDQDGLARLIADLKRAGVRTSLFIDPDDRMVRLSYELGADAIELHTGRYAHHPDAPEPLAALDAASRQGASLGLAVHAGHGLTVRNVGPVAAIPEIEELNIGHSIVSRAIFHGLAASVREIRAAMDAARAALPASGTPA, encoded by the coding sequence ATGTCCGACTCTTCTACACCGGCGGGCGGCCGATTCGTCGCGCCCCACCAGCGGCTGTACGTCAACATCGACCACGTCGCCACGCTCCGGCAGGCACGGCGCGGCGCGGAGCCCGATCCCGCCGAGGCGGCGCGGCTGTGCGAGGAGGCCGGGGCAGACGGCATCACCGCCCACCTTCGCGAGGACCGGCGGCACATCCAGGACCGCGACGTCGACGCGCTCGCCGCGGGGGCGCGCACCGTGCTGAACCTCGAGATGGCGGCGACCGAGGAGATGCGCGCCATCGCCGAGCGGATCCGTCCGCACCAGGTGACGCTCGTCCCCGAGCGGCGGGAGGAGATCACCACCGAAGGGGGCCTCGACGTCTCGCGCGACCAGGACGGGCTGGCCCGGCTGATCGCGGACCTGAAACGCGCCGGGGTGCGTACGAGTCTGTTCATCGACCCCGACGACCGCATGGTGAGACTCTCCTACGAGCTGGGCGCCGACGCCATCGAGCTGCACACCGGCCGCTACGCGCACCACCCCGACGCCCCCGAGCCGCTCGCCGCGCTCGACGCGGCGTCGCGGCAGGGCGCGTCGCTCGGCCTCGCCGTGCACGCCGGCCACGGGCTCACCGTGCGCAACGTCGGGCCGGTGGCCGCTATCCCGGAGATCGAGGAGCTCAACATCGGGCACTCGATCGTGAGCCGCGCCATCTTCCACGGTCTCGCGGCCAGCGTGCGCGAGATCCGCGCGGCGATGGACGCCGCCCGCGCCGCGCTCCCCGCGTCGGGGACGCCGGCGTGA
- the mce gene encoding methylmalonyl-CoA epimerase: protein MPEKPAARGTRIAHVGLAVRALDEILPFYRDVLGMPETPLDDADGARIAGLVAGESLVELLEPADESSPIGKFLAKRGPGIHHICFAVDDLDGTLARCRAAGIRLIDERPRIGAEGKRIAFLHPSATAGVLVELSEY, encoded by the coding sequence ATGCCAGAGAAGCCCGCCGCGCGCGGCACCCGCATCGCCCACGTGGGCCTCGCGGTGCGCGCGCTCGACGAGATCCTGCCGTTCTACCGGGACGTGCTGGGGATGCCCGAGACGCCCCTCGACGACGCCGACGGGGCCCGCATCGCGGGGCTCGTCGCCGGCGAGTCGCTCGTGGAGCTGCTCGAGCCGGCCGACGAGAGCTCCCCGATCGGGAAGTTCCTCGCCAAGCGCGGCCCCGGCATCCACCACATCTGCTTCGCCGTCGACGACCTGGACGGAACGCTCGCGCGCTGTCGCGCGGCAGGCATCCGCCTCATCGACGAGCGGCCGCGCATCGGGGCGGAAGGCAAGCGCATCGCCTTCCTCCACCCGAGCGCGACCGCCGGCGTGCTCGTCGAACTATCTGAATACTAA
- the trxA gene encoding thioredoxin, translating to MANVNAVTDSTFQSEVEQHEGLAVVDFWATWCGPCRMIAPIVDQLATEYAGKAKVLKLDVDSNQSTAMRFNIRSIPQVLFFKNGKVVDTVIGAVPRSTLEAKFKQHA from the coding sequence ATGGCGAACGTGAACGCGGTGACGGATTCGACTTTCCAGTCGGAGGTCGAGCAGCACGAGGGGCTCGCGGTGGTCGACTTCTGGGCGACGTGGTGCGGCCCCTGCCGCATGATCGCGCCGATCGTCGATCAGCTGGCCACGGAGTACGCGGGCAAGGCGAAGGTGCTGAAGCTCGACGTCGACTCGAACCAGTCGACGGCGATGCGGTTCAACATCCGCTCCATCCCGCAGGTGCTCTTCTTCAAGAACGGCAAGGTCGTCGACACCGTGATCGGCGCCGTGCCGCGCTCGACGCTCGAGGCGAAGTTCAAGCAGCACGCCTGA
- the rsmI gene encoding 16S rRNA (cytidine(1402)-2'-O)-methyltransferase — translation MVSTPIGNLGDMTHRGAEVLASVAAILAEDTRHSRSLLDAYEVRTPMLAYHEHNEARMTPQIVERLRGGESFALVSDAGTPLLSDPGARLVAAAIDAGIAVSPVPGASALLAALVASGLDATRFTFYGFLARKGRERGEAIEAIAASRHTAVLYEAPGRVGATLADLADAGAAERPAAVARELTKTFEEIRRGTVGALGAYYAEQAPRGEVVIVVGGAGDAPAPDEATLRARAAALRSAGATPRDVGRALVAEFGIGRNEAYRIAQATDDPT, via the coding sequence GTGGTCAGCACCCCCATCGGCAACCTCGGCGACATGACGCACCGGGGCGCCGAGGTGCTCGCGTCGGTGGCGGCGATCCTGGCCGAGGACACCCGGCACAGTCGGTCGCTCCTCGATGCGTACGAGGTGCGCACGCCGATGCTCGCCTATCACGAGCACAACGAGGCGCGCATGACGCCGCAGATCGTGGAGCGGCTGCGGGGCGGCGAGAGCTTCGCGCTCGTCTCGGACGCGGGGACGCCGCTGCTCTCCGATCCCGGCGCGCGGCTCGTCGCGGCGGCGATCGACGCCGGCATCGCGGTGAGCCCGGTGCCCGGCGCGTCGGCGCTGCTCGCCGCGCTCGTCGCGTCCGGGCTCGACGCGACGCGGTTCACGTTCTACGGCTTTCTCGCCCGCAAGGGACGCGAGCGGGGCGAGGCGATCGAGGCGATCGCCGCGTCGCGCCACACCGCCGTGCTCTACGAGGCGCCGGGGCGCGTGGGTGCGACGCTCGCCGACCTGGCGGACGCCGGCGCCGCCGAGCGGCCCGCGGCCGTGGCCCGCGAGTTGACGAAAACCTTCGAGGAGATCCGACGGGGAACGGTCGGGGCGCTCGGTGCGTATTACGCGGAGCAGGCCCCGCGCGGTGAGGTCGTGATCGTCGTGGGCGGTGCCGGAGATGCGCCGGCACCCGACGAGGCGACGCTCCGTGCGCGCGCGGCCGCGCTCCGCTCGGCGGGCGCGACCCCGCGCGACGTCGGCCGGGCGCTCGTGGCCGAGTTCGGGATCGGGCGCAACGAGGCGTATCGCATCGCGCAGGCGACGGATGACCCGACGTAG
- a CDS encoding DUF4159 domain-containing protein, giving the protein MRQRSAARSAAWRRTARRVGGALALCGVCVAARASSHVTSHFASAPHLTIARLQYDGGGDWYANPSSLPNLLAAIRERTSLPVEKEEARIRLTDERLWDYPYLHMTGHGNVHFSDEEIVRLREYVQRGGFLHADDNYGLDESFRREIARVFPDRPLVEVPLSHPIYHAVYEFPKGLPKIHEHDGKPPQGFGIFVGPRLAVFYTHECDLGNGWEDVGTYPGDPPELHEAALRMGVNLFVYAVTSRLQ; this is encoded by the coding sequence ATGCGACAGCGGAGTGCAGCGCGGAGTGCCGCGTGGCGGCGCACGGCGCGCCGGGTGGGCGGCGCGCTCGCCCTGTGCGGCGTGTGCGTCGCGGCGCGCGCTTCGTCACATGTCACGTCACATTTCGCGTCGGCGCCACACCTCACGATCGCCCGCCTGCAGTACGATGGAGGAGGCGACTGGTACGCGAACCCGTCGAGCCTCCCGAACCTCCTCGCCGCCATCCGCGAGCGCACGTCGCTCCCGGTCGAGAAGGAGGAGGCGAGAATCCGCTTGACCGACGAGCGTCTCTGGGACTACCCGTATCTCCACATGACCGGCCACGGGAACGTCCACTTCTCGGACGAGGAGATCGTGCGGCTGCGCGAGTACGTGCAGCGGGGCGGCTTCCTGCACGCGGACGACAACTACGGGCTCGACGAGAGCTTCCGTCGTGAGATCGCGCGCGTGTTCCCCGATCGGCCGCTCGTCGAGGTTCCGCTGTCTCACCCGATATACCACGCGGTCTACGAGTTCCCGAAGGGGCTGCCGAAGATCCACGAGCACGACGGCAAGCCGCCGCAGGGCTTCGGCATCTTCGTCGGGCCCCGGCTGGCGGTGTTCTACACGCACGAGTGCGATCTCGGGAACGGATGGGAGGACGTCGGCACGTATCCCGGCGACCCGCCGGAGCTGCACGAGGCGGCGCTGCGCATGGGCGTGAACCTGTTCGTGTACGCGGTCACGAGTCGGCTGCAATGA
- a CDS encoding PEP-CTERM sorting domain-containing protein, giving the protein MLSRFSRCSNTLRTVAVAALSLSAATAGAQSLSGTLTMDDAFQVYLGTSATTLGVAIPGANGNSWPTDVTFGPQALTPGTNYWLQIVATNSGGPGAFIGQFSLTGGFHFANTTQSLLTNTTEWSLRSGSFAGSPLGIADEGPNGTGPWGTFGNISPSAHFIWDGTSNCDVCTIYFAAPIIAQRVTPPGTTVPEPSTWALVATGVVAFGIVRRRRSA; this is encoded by the coding sequence ATGCTCTCACGATTCAGTCGCTGCAGCAACACGCTGAGGACGGTCGCCGTCGCCGCGCTTTCGCTCTCCGCAGCGACCGCAGGTGCGCAGTCGCTGAGTGGAACGCTCACGATGGACGATGCGTTCCAGGTGTACCTCGGCACGTCCGCCACGACCCTCGGCGTCGCGATCCCGGGCGCGAACGGCAACAGCTGGCCGACAGACGTGACGTTCGGCCCGCAGGCGCTCACGCCGGGAACGAACTACTGGCTGCAGATCGTCGCCACGAACTCGGGCGGCCCGGGTGCGTTCATCGGCCAGTTCTCTCTCACTGGCGGCTTCCACTTCGCGAACACCACCCAGTCGCTGCTGACCAACACGACGGAGTGGAGCCTCCGATCGGGGAGCTTCGCCGGATCGCCGCTCGGGATCGCCGACGAGGGTCCGAACGGCACCGGCCCGTGGGGCACGTTCGGCAACATCTCTCCGTCGGCACACTTCATCTGGGACGGCACGAGCAACTGCGACGTGTGCACGATCTACTTCGCCGCGCCGATCATCGCGCAGCGGGTCACCCCACCGGGTACCACGGTGCCCGAGCCGTCCACCTGGGCGCTGGTCGCCACGGGCGTCGTGGCGTTCGGCATCGTCCGCCGGCGACGCTCCGCCTGA